A single region of the Drosophila takahashii strain IR98-3 E-12201 chromosome 2R, DtakHiC1v2, whole genome shotgun sequence genome encodes:
- the LOC108055650 gene encoding guanine nucleotide-binding protein subunit gamma-1 — protein MAANLQQQRSINLQLRREVEMERMPVSEACSLMMQYMLEHEEEDCLLSGFTQKVNPFREKSSCSIL, from the coding sequence ATGGCTGCGAATCTGCAACAGCAGCGCTCCATCAACCTGCAGCTGCGCCGGGAGGTGGAGATGGAGCGGATGCCCGTCTCGGAGGCCTGCTCCCTGATGATGCAGTACATGCTGGAGCACGAGGAGGAGGACTGCCTGCTCAGCGGCTTCACCCAGAAGGTGAATCCGTTCCGCGAGAAGAGCTCCTGCAGCATCCTGTAG